The following are from one region of the Sandaracinus amylolyticus genome:
- a CDS encoding phosphoserine phosphatase has product MLRGLAQLVRPFPGETACGDDVVVVRSESAILIAVIDALGHGERAAEVARALRASLEGADLSLGLRALFDRAHTALRGTRGAAMTAVLLRASELEACGVGNVALRSEGLALSFVPTPGVVGVRMPRLRPVVSARAPGARIVLASDGISTRMSLSDARSRDAAQACRELFDLHAKDHDDVSLAVIDL; this is encoded by the coding sequence GTGCTCCGCGGACTCGCGCAACTCGTTCGTCCCTTCCCCGGTGAGACCGCCTGCGGCGACGACGTCGTCGTCGTGCGCAGCGAGAGCGCGATCCTGATCGCCGTGATCGACGCGCTCGGTCACGGCGAGCGCGCCGCGGAGGTCGCTCGCGCCCTGCGCGCCTCGCTCGAGGGCGCGGATCTCTCGCTCGGGCTCCGCGCGCTCTTCGATCGCGCGCACACCGCGCTCCGCGGCACCCGTGGCGCGGCGATGACCGCCGTGCTGCTGCGCGCGAGCGAGCTCGAGGCGTGCGGGGTCGGCAACGTCGCGCTCCGCAGCGAGGGCCTCGCGCTCTCGTTCGTCCCGACGCCCGGGGTCGTCGGCGTGCGGATGCCGCGCCTGCGTCCCGTGGTGAGCGCACGCGCCCCGGGCGCTCGCATCGTGCTCGCCAGCGACGGCATCTCGACCCGCATGTCGCTCTCGGACGCGCGCAGCCGCGACGCGGCCCAGGCGTGCCGCGAGCTCTTCGATCTCCACGCCAAGGATCACGACGACGTCTCGCTCGCGGTGATCGACCTCTGA
- the folK gene encoding 2-amino-4-hydroxy-6-hydroxymethyldihydropteridine diphosphokinase, with the protein MNAEHIGRCHQRRNLRGAIGERMWVVGIGLGANLGEREKTLQSAVDMLARTPSITVRAASPIYETEPVGPPQPAYLNAAVRVETTLEPEALLDVLLAVEAAHGRVRRERWGARTLDLDVLVVCDPRSFAPRAITTPRLTVPHPHLLERTFALAPLLDVVPELEGRWGTTLRALGGPPARAQGSQSIVVPERH; encoded by the coding sequence GTGAACGCCGAACACATAGGACGATGCCACCAACGCCGCAATCTCCGTGGTGCTATCGGTGAGCGCATGTGGGTCGTCGGGATCGGGCTCGGTGCGAACCTCGGAGAGCGCGAAAAGACGCTGCAGAGCGCGGTCGACATGCTCGCGCGCACGCCCTCGATCACCGTCCGCGCGGCCTCGCCGATCTACGAGACCGAGCCCGTCGGGCCTCCGCAGCCGGCCTACCTGAACGCCGCGGTGCGCGTCGAGACCACGCTCGAGCCCGAGGCGCTGCTCGACGTGCTGCTCGCCGTCGAGGCCGCGCACGGTCGGGTGCGCCGCGAGCGATGGGGCGCGCGCACCCTCGATCTCGACGTGCTCGTCGTCTGTGATCCGCGCTCGTTCGCGCCCCGCGCGATCACCACGCCGCGCCTCACGGTGCCGCACCCGCACCTGCTGGAGCGCACGTTCGCGCTCGCGCCGCTGCTCGACGTCGTCCCCGAGCTGGAGGGGCGCTGGGGCACGACGCTACGCGCGCTCGGGGGTCCTCCTGCGCGCGCGCAAGGATCCCAAAGCATTGTGGTTCCGGAGCGTCATTAG
- a CDS encoding TIGR02266 family protein: MADTRKDKRADVSLKVRYKSATIDEFIEQYAKDISRGGVFIKSKSPMPVGTLLKFEIQLKDESPLIHGVGRVVWKREASDSSDSPSGMGIKFIRMDPECRVMVDKIVVQRGEAPGQFEVGAEASAVGGAAHVGADEKKTSALPAAKSSSAPFFPTAGPTEAELPRPEDRTQVRHASEFLASALAEAGGDSESAREAERKAEEARKRTAEIERERAAQRAKDAERERLEAEARDKAEAEKAAKEKAEREKAEAAEKAAKEKAEREKAEKAAKEKEAAAAKAKAELGTAKTEIAPSTKKSDPAPAKKSPASGEVKPAAKKSESVRPVAAAAISTDRPPPVEEPKSYVLPAIIGVVAVVAVGAFFMTQGGSNETPETPPETAAAPTPAPEEPTPTEPVAEAPSAEEGAPEEEGTEAEAAAGTELAAVEGTPEPTTGSGPGVQAASAGEPAAPAVAPARFRVETTPPGATVRVDGAERGVSPVEVEAPVGTAVTITATLAGFREGTQQVTPSASQRPVRITLAAMPYVIEVTTTPPGARVRAGARTATTGAGAPSRMTVGRATAPIAVSATRSGYEDASTTVAPGAFTERDGEMVATVSLTLTERPEAPPPTTTPRTPRAPREPAATGGEGGDEAAAGGGESSGGGAAPEPAPEPAPSRPEPAPEPPPAAEPPAEAPPENPFG, from the coding sequence ATGGCCGACACGCGCAAGGACAAGCGCGCCGACGTGTCGCTGAAGGTCCGCTACAAGAGCGCGACCATCGACGAGTTCATCGAGCAGTACGCGAAGGACATCAGCCGAGGCGGCGTCTTCATCAAGAGCAAGAGCCCGATGCCGGTCGGGACGCTGCTCAAGTTCGAGATCCAGCTCAAGGACGAGAGCCCGCTGATCCACGGCGTCGGTCGCGTGGTGTGGAAGCGCGAGGCGAGCGACTCGAGCGACTCGCCGAGCGGCATGGGCATCAAGTTCATCCGCATGGATCCCGAGTGCCGCGTGATGGTCGACAAGATCGTCGTGCAGCGCGGCGAGGCCCCCGGGCAGTTCGAGGTCGGTGCGGAGGCGAGCGCGGTCGGCGGCGCGGCCCACGTCGGTGCCGACGAGAAGAAGACGAGCGCGCTCCCCGCGGCGAAGTCGTCGAGCGCGCCGTTCTTCCCGACGGCGGGCCCCACCGAGGCCGAGCTGCCGCGCCCCGAGGACCGCACGCAGGTGCGTCACGCCAGCGAATTCCTGGCGTCCGCGCTGGCCGAGGCGGGCGGGGACAGCGAGTCGGCGCGCGAGGCGGAGCGCAAGGCCGAGGAGGCGCGCAAGCGCACCGCGGAGATCGAGCGCGAGCGCGCGGCCCAGCGCGCGAAGGACGCGGAGCGCGAGCGGCTCGAGGCCGAGGCGCGCGACAAGGCCGAGGCCGAGAAGGCGGCGAAGGAGAAGGCCGAGCGCGAGAAGGCCGAGGCCGCGGAGAAGGCGGCGAAGGAGAAGGCCGAGCGCGAGAAGGCCGAGAAGGCGGCGAAGGAGAAGGAAGCCGCGGCGGCGAAGGCGAAGGCCGAGCTCGGCACCGCGAAGACCGAGATCGCGCCGTCGACGAAGAAGTCGGATCCCGCGCCCGCGAAGAAGAGCCCGGCGTCGGGCGAGGTGAAGCCCGCGGCGAAGAAGAGCGAGAGCGTGCGTCCGGTCGCGGCCGCGGCGATCTCGACCGATCGTCCGCCGCCGGTGGAAGAGCCGAAGTCGTACGTGCTGCCGGCGATCATCGGTGTGGTCGCGGTGGTGGCGGTCGGCGCGTTCTTCATGACCCAGGGCGGGTCGAACGAGACGCCCGAGACCCCGCCCGAGACCGCGGCCGCGCCGACCCCGGCGCCCGAGGAGCCGACGCCGACCGAGCCGGTCGCCGAGGCGCCGAGCGCCGAGGAAGGCGCGCCGGAAGAAGAAGGTACGGAAGCGGAAGCGGCGGCGGGCACCGAGCTCGCGGCGGTCGAGGGCACCCCGGAGCCGACGACCGGCAGCGGTCCCGGCGTGCAGGCGGCGAGCGCGGGTGAGCCCGCGGCGCCGGCGGTCGCACCCGCGCGCTTCCGGGTCGAGACCACGCCGCCGGGCGCGACCGTGCGCGTCGACGGCGCGGAGCGCGGCGTCTCGCCGGTCGAGGTCGAGGCGCCGGTGGGCACCGCGGTGACGATCACCGCGACGCTCGCGGGGTTCCGCGAGGGCACCCAGCAGGTCACGCCGAGCGCGTCGCAGCGCCCGGTGCGCATCACGCTCGCGGCGATGCCCTACGTGATCGAGGTGACGACGACGCCGCCGGGCGCGCGGGTCCGCGCGGGCGCGCGCACCGCGACGACGGGCGCGGGCGCGCCGAGCCGGATGACGGTCGGTCGCGCGACTGCCCCGATCGCGGTGAGCGCGACGCGCAGCGGCTACGAGGACGCGTCGACGACGGTCGCGCCGGGCGCGTTCACCGAGCGCGACGGCGAGATGGTCGCGACGGTCTCGCTCACGCTGACCGAGCGCCCCGAGGCACCGCCGCCGACCACGACCCCGCGCACCCCGCGCGCGCCCCGCGAGCCGGCGGCGACCGGCGGTGAAGGTGGCGATGAGGCGGCGGCCGGTGGCGGCGAGTCGAGCGGTGGTGGTGCGGCTCCGGAGCCGGCGCCCGAGCCGGCCCCGTCGCGCCCCGAGCCCGCGCCCGAGCCGCCGCCGGCGGCGGAGCCGCCCGCCGAAGCGCCGCCCGAGAATCCGTTCGGGTGA
- a CDS encoding AgmX/PglI C-terminal domain-containing protein has protein sequence MIRSLRIVLGALSLVTLVACGSAPSRSVAPRPRRATAVASGAIQPGAVYTIDHDVEERLDGALQRVRHTRVVLWIGARRADGAYDATATLTRQQEGAEEIARAVVALQLAPDGTLRRDPDLLCDRADDDLFAARFIRHVIAPYPRANHSELFVEQREQPLVARTRAVAEGMRAEATLALDQDPLALVHATGDARVRVIADLDAVDPMAFDVRTRIEGTPTVRDESASVRPREVRIDERTRSARAQIRRAPPTSCEDLDREEVAEGDGDFDVRVVIRMIQTRQAQIRACYERELRERLDLEGRVKISMTIEESGDVTNVRVVERTIPGPPGEAIGECIVRVVRGFRFRPGPEGGRVTYQFPFVFEPQ, from the coding sequence GTGATCCGCTCTCTCCGCATCGTCCTCGGCGCGCTCTCGCTCGTGACCCTCGTCGCGTGCGGCAGCGCGCCGAGCCGTTCCGTCGCGCCGCGCCCACGCCGCGCGACTGCGGTTGCGAGTGGCGCGATCCAGCCGGGCGCGGTCTACACGATCGACCACGACGTCGAGGAGCGCCTCGACGGTGCGCTCCAGCGGGTGCGGCACACCCGCGTCGTGTTGTGGATCGGCGCTCGTCGCGCCGACGGTGCCTACGACGCGACCGCGACCCTCACCCGGCAGCAAGAAGGCGCGGAAGAGATCGCGCGTGCGGTGGTCGCGCTGCAGCTCGCGCCCGACGGAACGTTGCGCCGCGATCCCGATCTCCTCTGCGATCGCGCCGACGACGATCTCTTCGCCGCGCGCTTCATCCGCCACGTGATCGCGCCCTATCCCCGGGCGAACCACAGCGAGCTCTTCGTCGAGCAGCGCGAGCAGCCGCTCGTCGCGCGCACCCGCGCCGTGGCCGAGGGCATGCGCGCCGAGGCGACGCTCGCGCTCGATCAGGATCCCCTCGCGCTCGTGCACGCGACCGGCGATGCCCGAGTGCGGGTGATCGCGGATCTCGACGCGGTCGACCCCATGGCGTTCGACGTGCGCACCCGGATCGAGGGCACCCCGACGGTGCGCGACGAGAGCGCATCGGTGCGGCCGCGCGAAGTGCGCATCGACGAGCGCACGCGCAGCGCACGCGCGCAGATTCGCCGCGCACCCCCGACGTCATGCGAGGACCTCGACCGCGAAGAGGTCGCGGAGGGCGACGGCGACTTCGACGTGCGGGTCGTCATCCGTATGATCCAGACGCGGCAGGCCCAGATCCGTGCGTGCTACGAGCGCGAGCTGCGCGAGCGCCTCGACCTCGAAGGTCGCGTGAAGATCTCGATGACGATCGAGGAGAGCGGCGACGTGACCAACGTGCGGGTGGTCGAGCGCACGATCCCGGGCCCGCCCGGAGAGGCGATCGGCGAGTGCATCGTGCGCGTGGTCCGAGGCTTCCGCTTTCGCCCGGGGCCCGAGGGCGGCAGGGTGACCTACCAGTTCCCGTTCGTGTTCGAGCCGCAGTAG
- a CDS encoding ATP-binding protein: protein MSAASPNRAAFTMRCTSQADRLACGAEAGAFARRHGLSTRASGELVLCVTELLSNAVRHGGGAGRLEMQVIDEGVEVVVRDEGPGIACVEDAMRDGWSRGRQREPGEAKPMGAGLGIGLGSVKRLADVMVVESVIGAGTCVRIVKRR, encoded by the coding sequence ATGAGCGCGGCGTCGCCGAACAGGGCCGCGTTCACGATGCGGTGCACGAGCCAGGCGGACCGGCTCGCGTGCGGCGCGGAGGCGGGCGCCTTCGCGCGGCGGCACGGGCTGAGCACGCGCGCGTCGGGCGAGCTGGTGCTGTGCGTGACCGAGCTGCTCTCGAACGCGGTGCGCCACGGCGGCGGGGCCGGGCGGCTCGAGATGCAGGTGATCGACGAAGGCGTCGAGGTCGTGGTGCGCGACGAGGGCCCGGGGATCGCGTGCGTGGAGGACGCGATGCGCGACGGCTGGTCGCGAGGACGGCAGCGCGAGCCCGGCGAGGCGAAGCCGATGGGCGCGGGGCTGGGGATCGGGCTGGGCTCGGTGAAGCGGCTCGCCGACGTGATGGTGGTGGAGAGCGTGATCGGCGCGGGGACGTGCGTGCGAATCGTGAAGCGGCGGTGA